Proteins found in one Brachypodium distachyon strain Bd21 chromosome 5, Brachypodium_distachyon_v3.0, whole genome shotgun sequence genomic segment:
- the LOC100826300 gene encoding uncharacterized protein LOC100826300 yields the protein MANRARWVMKYEKGLVDILHENNVSHYRTPNGWKSEGWRKIVKDFNDRHPDAGFSKVQIQEHETQLKKDYKLIKSILQRDGVSWDQNASMIRTTDEIWDEIIDEAPKARKYQSKSFPLLQSLELLFERDIPEGDRNLTSSVPQHVLGNVDEEGNINTLPSLSGRPCGLVIGSIDEEENNISTFQRTLELGPQGLDDLDLLQNHTEEILERQQPGSAPKPQRVDEPAHSSSCIEPQKDKRKKRKAPDIQQTMEAYLDFRMKQARTKEQTKKDGEQFSISRCIKALHAITDVSDQIRILAADVFKDASNREIFLSYEPRLRALWLKREVNRLLY from the exons ATGGCAAACAGAGCAAGGTGGGTGATGAAGTATGAAAAAGGGCTTGTTGATATACTGCATGAGAACAATGTTTCACACTACCGGACTCCAAATGGATGGAAAAGTGAGGGATGGAGGAAAATTGTGAAGGACTTCAATGATAGGCACCCAGATGCAGGATTTAGTAAAGTTCAAATTCAGGAACATGAGACCCAACTGAAGAAAGACTATAAATTGATAAAATCCATTCTCCAGCGTGATGGTGTTTCATGGGACCAAAATGCATCTATGATTAGAACAACAGATGAAATCTGGGATGAGATAATCGAT GAAGCACCCAAGGCAAGGAAGTACCAAAGCAAGAGTTTTCCATTGCTTCAGTCGCTGGAACTATTATTTGAAA GGGATATTCCTGAAGGGGATCGCAATTTAACTTCCAGCGTACCTCAGCATGTTCTTGGAAATGTTGATGAGGAAGGCAACATCAACACACTTCCAAGCTTGTCTGGAAGACCATGTGGATTGGTTATTGGAAGTATTGATGAGGAAGAGAACAATATCAGTACATTTCAAAGAACTCTGGAACTAGGACCGCAAGGTCTGGATGATCTTGATCTCCTGCAAAATCACACCGAGGAGATCTTGGAAAGACAACAGCCTGGTTCGGCTCCAAAGCCACAAAGAGTTGACGAACCCGCGCATTCGAGTTCCTGCATTGAACCACAAAAGGACAAGCGCAAGAAGCGCAAGGCCCCTGACATCCAACAAACCATGGAGGCTTATCTAGACTTCAGAATGAAACAAGCTCGGACAAAGGAGCAAACCAAAAAGGATGGGGAACAATTCTCTATTTCAAGGTGTATCAAGGCTCTACATGCTATAACTGACGTCTCTGATCAGATCAGGATTCTAGCTGCTGATGTTTTCAAGGATGCGTCGAACCGCGAGATCTTCCTCTCCTATGAGCCCAGGCTTCGCGCTCTGTGGTTGAAGAGGGAAGTCAACAGGTTACTCTATTAA
- the LOC100826612 gene encoding uncharacterized protein LOC100826612, whose product MGYDDAHSHASAAARDAKKKRGKSSAKLKQCKLDARREQWLSQVKDGKETKAAASPAGGGSNAGSPILASPHPPLPRRRVDTRSRGGAPEEAGATVQEVGSSDLDSPMHSPGSDNSRGGGCTQRNRCSSNGGGPSLSSVSSLWSSSRSVSDAEDDDTGSGPEEENGVLDDWEAVADALSVDDNSHRHQCSGAIVVPAATSDSTPSANAAKRKDPICSNTRAWTPDDMFRPQSLPSISKQASFPANIGNCWVGMGAAQQSVLSLPLSCPICYEDLDPTDSSFLPCPCGFHLCLFCHKRILEADERCPGCRKQYNAVPAGGVKAPAVGIGREMANGVPLRLSRSCSMGPRY is encoded by the exons ATGGGATACGACGACGCCCACTCGCACGCAtcggccgccgcgcgcgatgccaagaagaagagg GGGAAATCGTCGGCGAAGCTGAAGCAGTGCAAGCTCGACGCGCGCCGCGAGCAGTGGCTGTCGCAAG TCAAGGATGGGAAGGAGACCAAGGCTGCCGCTTCGCCAGCAGGCGGAGGATCGAATGCTGGGTCTCCAATCCTAGCTTCGCCACACCCTCCACTTCCCCGTCGGCGTGTGGATACAAGGTCAAGAGGTGGCGCTCCGGAGGAGGCTGGTGCTACCGTGCAAGAAGTAGGCAGCAGCGACCTTGACTCCCCCATGCACAGTCCTGGCTCGGACAACTCCAGGGGTGGTGGCTGCACTCAGAGGAACCGCTGCTCcagcaatggtggtggtcCCAGCCTCAGCAGTGTCAGCAGTCTATGGTCTAGTTCCAGAAGTGTGAGTGACGCTGAGGATGACGACACAGGCAGTGGCCCTGAGGAGGAGAATGGGGTGTTAGATGATTGGGAAGCTGTTGCTGATGCACTTTCGGTCGATGATAACAGTCATCGCCACCAGTGTTCAGGTGCCATAGTGGTCCCAGCAGCCACAAGTGACTCCACGCCTTCTGCTAAtgcagcaaaaagaaaagatccGATTTGTAGCAACACAAGAGCTTGGACACCTGATGATATGTTCCGTCCACAGAGCCTGCCCAGTATCTCAAAGCAGGCAAGCTTCCCAGCAAACATCGGCAACTGCTGGGTGGGGATGGGTGCAGCACAGCAGAGCGTCCTCTCTTTGCCATTGTCTTGTCCAATATGCTATGAGGATCTTGATCCGACGGACTCAAGCTTCCTCCCCTGCCCTTGTGGGTTTCACCTGTGCCTCTTCTGCCACAAGAGGATACTTGAGGCTGATGAACGCTGCCCAGGGTGCAGGAAGCAATACAATGCAGTGCCTGCAGGAGGAGTCAAAGCACCAGCAGTTGGAATCGGACGAGAGATGGCAAATGGAGTGCCATTGCGTCTATCCCGTTCTTGTAGCATGGGTCCAAGATACTAG
- the LOC100824044 gene encoding pentatricopeptide repeat-containing protein At4g39952, mitochondrial, with translation MPPSRPPPIPSTLGLLYRFLASPSPPPLIALLRLHALASTSGLSSRPDFAAKLVSAYSSSGLPGFATLAFSASPCPDTFLWNSLLRSHHCASDFDSALSAHRRMRASGARPSRFTAPLAASAAAELAALPVGTSVHSYSVKFGLLAGDGSVAVSSSLVYMYARCGSLGDAVKLFDEMVERDVVAWTAVVSGCVRNGECGKGICYLVQMIRLAGDSGARPNSRTMESGLEACGVLGELSAGRCLHGYAVKEGIRDCALVVSALFSMYSKCDMTEDACILFPELTEKDVVSWTGLIGAYCRRGLAREAVELFQEMEQSGLQPDEVLVSCVLSGLGSSANVNRGKAFHAVIIRRNFGDSVLIANSLISMYGKFELVDVAGTVFGMLHQRDDESWSLMVAGYCKAGLDVKCLELYRQMQCRDHDEFLCDITSLVSAISSCSRLGRLRLGQSVHCYSIKCLLDENSITNSLIGMYGRCGNFELACKIFAVAKLRRDVVTWNALISSYSHVGRSNDALSLYGQMLTEDVKPNSSTLITVISACANLAALEHGELLHSYVKNMGLESDVSISTALVDMYTKCGQLGTARGIFDSMLQRDVVTWNVMISGYGMHGEANQALKLFSEMEAGSIKPNSLTFLAILSACCHAGLVDEGRKLFIRMGGYRLEPNLKHYACMVDLLGKSGLLQEAEDLVLAMPIKPDGGVWGTLLSACKVHDNFEMGLRVAKKAFSSDPRNDGYYILMSNSYGSAEKWDEIEKLRDTMKNYGVEKGVGWSAVDVWG, from the coding sequence ATGCCGCCTTCTCGTCCTCCTCCAATCCCCAGCACTCTCGGCCTCCTCTACCGATTCCTAgcctcgccgtcgcccccgccgctgatcgcgctcctccgcctgcaCGCCCTAGCATCAACCTCCGGCCTTTCCTCTCGCCCCGACTTCGCCGCCAAGCTCGTCTCTGCctactcctcctccggcctcccCGGCTTCGCCACCCTCGCCTTCTCCGCCTCCCCCTGCCCCGACACCTTCCTCTGGAactccctcctccgctcccACCACTGCGCCTCCGACTTTGATTCCGCGCTCTCCGCCCATCGCCGCATGCGCGCGTCTGGCGCGCGGCCCTCCCGGTTCACCGCGCCCCTTGccgcctccgcggccgccgagcTCGCTGCCCTTCCGGTCGGCACCTCCGTGCACAGCTACTCCGTCAAGTTCGGCCTCCTGGCCGGCGATGGTTCCGTCGCGGTCTCGTCGTCTTTGGTGTACATGTATGCCAGGTGCGGCAGCCTTGGCGACGCTGTCAAGCTGTTCGACGAAATGGTCGAGAGGGACGTGGTCGCATGGACAGCCGTGGTCTCGGGGTGCGTGCGGAATGGGGAATGTGGGAAGGGGATATGCTACTTGGTGCAGATGATTAGGCTCGCAGGTGATAGCGGGGCGAGGCCGAACTCACGGACAATGGAGAGTGGGTTGGAGGCCTGCGGAGTGCTAGGGGAGCTATCTGCCGGGAGATGCTTGCATGGGTATGCGGTGAAGGAAGGGATTAGAGATTGTGCATTGGTGGTTTCTGCGCTTTTCTCAATGTACTCAAAGTGTGACATGACTGAGGATGCATGCATTTTATTCCCAGAGTTGACAGAGAAAGATGTGGTTAGCTGGACTGGCTTAATTGGAGCCTATTGCAGGAGAGGGCTTGCCAGGGAGGCCGTGGAGTTGTTCCAGGAGATGGAGCAGTCTGGTCTACAGCCAGATGAGGTGCTTGTTAGCTGTGTACTTTCAGGGCTGGGAAGCAGTGCTAATGTAAATAGAGGGAAGGCATTTCATGCAGTTATAATAAGGAGAAACTTTGGAGATAGTGTGTTGATTGCCAATTCTTTGATCTCAATGTATGGAAAATTTGAATTGGTGGATGTTGCAGGCACAGTTTTTGGAATGTTGCATCAACGAGATGATGAATCATGGAGTTTGATGGTTGCAGGATACTGCAAAGCTGGACTTGATGTCAAATGTTTGGAGTTGTACCGACAAATGCAGTGCAGAGATCATGATGAATTTTTGTGTGACATCACCAGCTTAGTTTCTGCAATCTCTTCTTGTTCACGGCTAGGGAGACTACGATTAGGCCAATCAGTTCATTGTTATTCAATCAAGTGCTTGCTTGATGAAAATTCAATTACAAATTCGTTAATTGGGATGTATGGAAGATGTGGGAATTTTGAACTCGCATGCAAAATATTTGCTGTGGCCAAATTGAGGAGGGATGTTGTCACCTGGAATGCACTAATATCCAGCTATTCTCACGTGGGACGTTCAAATGATGCCTTATCACTATATGGTCAGATGCTCACTGAAGATGTCAAACCCAACTCCTCAACCTTGATTACTGTCATTTCGGCTTGTGCGAATTTGGCTGCACTGGAACATGGAGAATTGCTACAttcttatgtgaaaaataTGGGGTTGGAATCTGATGTATCTATTAGTACAGCACTTGTTGACATGTATACTAAATGTGGGCAACTTGGAACTGCAAGAGGGATTTTTGATTCTATGCTCCAACGGGATGTTGTTACATGGAATGTGATGATATCAGGCTATGGGATGCATGGCGAAGCAAATCAGGCATTGAAACTATTTAGTGAGATGGAGGCAGGAAGCATTAAGCCTAACAGTCTCACTTTTCTTGCCATTCTGTCTGCTTGTTGCCATGCAGGACTTGTTGACGAGGGCAGGAAGCTTTTCATCCGTATGGGGGGATACCGCCTTGAACCTAACCTGAAgcattatgcatgcatggtagaTCTCTTAGGAAAATCTGGGCTTCTTCAAGAAGCAGAAGATCTGGTTTTGGctatgccaataaaacctgaTGGTGGGGTATGGGGAACTTTGCTTAGTGCCTGCAAAGTGCATGACAACTTTGAGATGGGATTAAGAGTTGCAAAGAAGGCATTTTCTTCTGACCCAAGAAATGATGGATACTATATTTTAATGTCGAATTCATATGGCAGTGCTGAAAAATGGGATGAGATAGAGAAACTGAGAGACACGATGAAGAATTATGGAGTGGAAAAGGGTGTAGGCTGGAGTGCTGTTGATGTTTGGGGATGA